One Pseudomonas sp. HOU2 genomic window carries:
- the tsaD gene encoding tRNA (adenosine(37)-N6)-threonylcarbamoyltransferase complex transferase subunit TsaD, producing MLVLGLETSCDETGVALYDSERGLLADALFSQIDLHRVYGGVVPELASRDHVKRMLPLIRQVLAEADCVPTEIDAIAYTAGPGLVGALLVGASCAQALAFAWGIPALGVHHMEGHLLAPMLEPKPPEFPFVALLVSGGHTQLVQVDGIGQYGLLGETLDDAAGEAFDKTAKMMGLNYPGGPEIAKLAEKGVAGRFTFPRPMCDRPGLDFSFSGLKTFALNTWQQCVSAGDDSEQARCDIALAFQQAVVETLTIKCKRALKQAGMKRLVIAGGVSANKALRVSLEKMLGDMQGDVFYARPEFCTDNGAMIAFAGCQRLQAGQQESLAISVQARWPMEQLSAL from the coding sequence ATGCTAGTACTGGGATTAGAAACCTCCTGCGACGAAACCGGCGTCGCATTATACGACAGTGAACGCGGCCTGCTGGCCGACGCGCTGTTCAGCCAGATCGACCTGCACCGCGTCTATGGCGGCGTGGTGCCGGAGCTGGCCTCGCGTGACCACGTCAAACGCATGCTGCCCTTGATTCGTCAGGTGTTGGCCGAGGCTGACTGCGTGCCGACCGAGATCGATGCGATCGCCTACACCGCGGGCCCGGGCCTGGTCGGAGCGCTGCTGGTCGGTGCCTCGTGTGCTCAGGCGCTGGCGTTTGCCTGGGGCATTCCGGCACTTGGTGTGCACCACATGGAGGGCCACTTGCTGGCGCCGATGCTGGAGCCAAAACCGCCGGAATTCCCGTTCGTCGCTTTGTTGGTTTCCGGGGGGCATACGCAGCTGGTTCAGGTCGATGGTATTGGCCAATACGGCCTGCTCGGCGAGACCCTCGACGATGCCGCCGGTGAAGCGTTCGACAAAACCGCAAAAATGATGGGCCTCAATTATCCGGGTGGGCCGGAAATCGCCAAACTGGCGGAGAAGGGCGTTGCAGGACGTTTTACCTTCCCGCGTCCGATGTGCGATCGCCCGGGCCTGGATTTCAGCTTCAGCGGCTTGAAAACCTTCGCCCTCAACACCTGGCAGCAATGCGTCAGCGCCGGGGACGACAGCGAGCAAGCCCGTTGCGACATCGCGCTGGCGTTCCAGCAGGCCGTGGTGGAGACTCTGACCATCAAGTGCAAGCGTGCCCTGAAACAGGCGGGAATGAAGCGTCTGGTGATCGCTGGCGGCGTCAGCGCCAACAAGGCTTTGCGTGTTTCCCTTGAGAAAATGCTCGGTGACATGCAGGGCGACGTGTTCTACGCCCGTCCCGAGTTCTGCACCGACAATGGCGCGATGATCGCGTTTGCCGGTTGTCAGCGTTTGCAGGCCGGTCAACAGGAAAGTCTGGCGATCAGCGTGCAGGCACGCTGGCCGATGGAGCAGTTGTCGGCGCTGTGA
- the plsY gene encoding glycerol-3-phosphate 1-O-acyltransferase PlsY: MFWLLAIFAYLLGSLSFAILLSRLTGNPDPRMSGSGNAGATNMLRLVGRKLAILTLLGDLCKGLVPVLIAAAAGLSLQDQAWIGVCAVIGHLFPLYFRFRGGKGVATAAGMLLGLYPPAALLAVCAWLLTFYLTRTSSLAALIATPLTLPLLAWQEPEALLPMSALTLLIVWRHRGNLRDLFAGRERHF, translated from the coding sequence ATGTTTTGGTTACTGGCGATCTTCGCCTACCTGCTCGGCTCTCTGTCCTTCGCCATTTTGCTCAGCCGCCTGACCGGAAATCCGGATCCGCGAATGAGTGGCTCGGGTAATGCCGGCGCCACCAACATGCTGCGCCTGGTCGGTCGCAAACTGGCGATCCTGACCCTGCTGGGTGATCTGTGCAAAGGCCTGGTGCCGGTGCTGATCGCAGCGGCCGCTGGCCTTTCGCTGCAGGATCAGGCCTGGATCGGCGTGTGCGCCGTGATCGGTCACCTGTTCCCGCTGTATTTCCGTTTTCGCGGCGGCAAAGGCGTCGCTACGGCCGCCGGCATGCTGCTGGGCCTGTATCCACCCGCCGCGCTGCTGGCGGTATGCGCCTGGTTGCTGACGTTCTACCTGACCCGTACCAGCTCGCTGGCGGCGCTGATCGCCACGCCCCTGACCTTGCCCTTACTCGCGTGGCAAGAACCGGAAGCGCTGCTGCCGATGAGCGCGCTGACACTGCTGATCGTCTGGCGCCACCGCGGCAATCTACGCGACCTGTTTGCCGGGCGCGAACGGCATTTTTAA
- the rpsU gene encoding 30S ribosomal protein S21 — protein sequence MPAVKVKENEPFDVALRRFKRSCEKAGVLAEVRSREFYEKPTSERKRKAAAAVKRHAKKVQREQRRAVRLY from the coding sequence ATGCCAGCCGTCAAAGTTAAAGAGAACGAACCCTTCGACGTAGCTCTGCGTCGTTTCAAGCGCTCCTGCGAAAAAGCCGGTGTACTGGCTGAAGTTCGTAGCCGCGAATTTTACGAGAAGCCAACTTCTGAGCGTAAGCGCAAAGCAGCAGCCGCTGTTAAGCGTCACGCCAAGAAAGTTCAGCGCGAACAGCGCCGCGCCGTTCGTCTGTACTAA
- the dnaG gene encoding DNA primase has translation MAGLIPQSFIDDLLNRTDIVDVVSSRVQLKKAGKNYTACCPFHKEKTPSFSVSPDKQFYYCFGCGAGGNALGFLMDHDNLDFPQAVEDLAKAAGMEIPREESGRPHKPRQPTDSPLYPLLTAAADFYRQALKSHPARKAAVDYLKGRGLTGEIARDFGLGFAPPGWDNLFKHLSSDTLQQKAMIDAGLLIENAETGKRYDRFRDRVMFPIRDTRGRIIAFGGRVLGDDKPKYLNSPETPVFHKGQELYGLYEARKNNRNLDEIIVVEGYMDVIALAQQGLRNAVATLGTATSEEHLKRLFRVVPNVLFCFDGDQAGRNAAWRALEATLPCLQDGRRARFLFLPEGEDPDTLVRAEGTDAFKARINQHAQPLADYFFQQLTEEADPRSLEGKAHMATLAAPLIDKVPGANLRILMRQRLTEITGLSSETVSQLAQSAPQEAPPAYDPGIDYDAMPDYSDYHQPQAQDMYVPQQEWTPKKPGAGGKKWDKKPWDKNGKRGGDRDQQRPRTPIGVESPTLTALRTLLHHPQLAERVEDAGHIADENQTNAQLLVALLEAVQKNPKLNSFQLIARWHGTEQGRLLKALAEKEWLIDGENLEQQFFDTITSLSARQRERNLEQLLRKARQSELSAEEKNQLRDLLSRNVSASNPTSTGA, from the coding sequence ATGGCCGGGCTGATTCCCCAGAGCTTTATTGACGACCTCCTGAACCGCACCGACATCGTCGATGTGGTCAGCTCGCGCGTGCAACTGAAAAAGGCCGGCAAGAACTACACCGCCTGCTGCCCGTTTCACAAAGAGAAAACCCCGTCGTTCAGCGTCAGCCCGGACAAGCAGTTCTATTACTGCTTCGGCTGCGGCGCCGGTGGCAACGCCCTGGGCTTTCTCATGGATCACGACAACCTGGATTTCCCCCAGGCCGTCGAGGATCTGGCCAAAGCCGCCGGCATGGAAATCCCGCGTGAAGAAAGCGGCCGCCCGCACAAACCGCGGCAGCCGACCGATTCGCCGCTGTATCCGCTGCTCACCGCCGCCGCCGATTTTTACCGGCAGGCGCTCAAGAGCCATCCGGCGCGCAAGGCTGCGGTGGATTACCTCAAGGGCCGCGGCCTGACCGGCGAGATCGCCCGGGACTTTGGTCTCGGTTTCGCGCCGCCGGGCTGGGACAACCTGTTCAAGCATTTGAGCAGCGACACTTTGCAGCAGAAGGCCATGATCGACGCCGGACTGCTGATCGAGAACGCCGAAACCGGCAAACGCTATGACCGCTTCCGCGATCGCGTGATGTTCCCGATCCGCGATACCCGTGGCCGGATCATCGCTTTCGGTGGCCGGGTACTGGGTGACGACAAGCCGAAATACCTGAACTCGCCGGAAACCCCGGTCTTTCATAAAGGCCAGGAACTCTACGGCCTCTATGAAGCACGCAAGAACAACCGCAACCTCGACGAAATCATTGTCGTCGAGGGTTACATGGACGTCATCGCCCTCGCCCAGCAGGGTTTGCGCAATGCCGTCGCGACCTTGGGCACAGCGACCAGCGAAGAGCACCTCAAGCGTCTGTTTCGCGTCGTGCCGAACGTACTATTCTGTTTCGACGGTGACCAGGCCGGCCGCAACGCTGCATGGCGCGCACTGGAAGCGACACTGCCGTGCCTGCAGGACGGGCGCCGTGCGCGCTTCCTGTTCCTGCCGGAAGGCGAAGACCCGGACACCCTGGTTCGCGCCGAAGGCACTGACGCTTTCAAGGCCCGAATCAACCAACATGCGCAGCCGCTGGCGGACTATTTCTTCCAGCAACTGACCGAGGAAGCCGATCCGCGCTCGCTCGAAGGCAAGGCTCACATGGCTACCCTCGCCGCGCCGCTGATCGACAAAGTGCCGGGCGCGAACCTGCGCATTCTGATGCGTCAGCGCCTGACCGAAATCACCGGCCTGAGCAGCGAAACCGTCAGCCAGCTGGCGCAAAGCGCGCCGCAGGAAGCGCCGCCCGCGTACGATCCGGGCATCGATTACGACGCAATGCCGGACTACAGCGACTACCATCAGCCGCAGGCACAGGACATGTATGTGCCGCAGCAGGAGTGGACGCCGAAGAAACCCGGCGCCGGCGGCAAGAAATGGGACAAGAAACCCTGGGACAAGAATGGCAAACGTGGCGGCGATCGCGATCAACAACGCCCGCGCACGCCGATTGGCGTCGAATCGCCAACCCTGACCGCCTTGCGTACCTTGCTGCATCACCCGCAACTGGCCGAGCGCGTCGAAGACGCCGGGCACATTGCGGACGAAAATCAGACCAACGCACAGTTGCTTGTGGCACTGCTCGAAGCCGTACAGAAGAATCCCAAGCTAAACTCATTTCAGTTGATCGCGCGATGGCACGGCACTGAACAGGGTCGCCTGCTCAAGGCGCTGGCGGAAAAGGAGTGGCTGATTGACGGAGAAAACCTTGAACAACAGTTTTTCGACACCATTACTAGCTTGTCAGCCCGCCAACGCGAGCGAAATCTGGAACAGTTGCTCAGGAAAGCGCGTCAAAGCGAACTGAGCGCCGAAGAGAAAAATCAACTGCGCGACCTTTTAAGTCGCAATGTTTCCGCATCAAACCCGACCTCAACTGGCGCGTGA